The Humulus lupulus chromosome 4, drHumLupu1.1, whole genome shotgun sequence genome has a window encoding:
- the LOC133832556 gene encoding zinc-regulated GTPase metalloprotein activator 1-like, with protein MTHNSLFKLVLVLDYHCDIFFVGLAKPAPVIETFCTDELVLQHVKLDGVVTLVDSKHAMQHLNEIKQRFVVNEAVEQISYADCIIFEQGRIDLVTEVELEILTKRIKHINGMAQMKQAKFDMDFVLGVGGYDLDRIDSEVQVDNSCSTTHQHETGKKCSNHHHHHNHVHNAAVTSVTIVSEGTLDIDEAHNTELEDEPQKDDFHQPLSGYHKSENSNVEHSGAAQGLISTTKAYIKFLYDGFVSQLRNSKPELIRHPFCKHRKLNKSLECTITEQ; from the exons ATGACTCATAATTCTTTATTCAAACTGGTTTTGGTGCTTGATTATCATTGTGATATTTTCTTTGTAGGACTTGCTAAACCTGCTCCTGTTATAGAAACTTTTTGTACCGATGAATTAGTTTTGCAGCATGTGAAACTTGATGGAGTTGTTACTTTGGTTGATTCCAAGCACGCAATGCAACACCTTAATGAAATAAAACAAAGATTTGTGGTTAACGAGGCTGTAGAACAAATTTCTTATGCTGATTGTATTATTTTTGAACAAGGTAga ATAGATTTAGTGACTGAGGTTGAGCTGGAGATATTGACCAAGAGAATTAAG CATATTAATGGGATGGCACAAATGAAGCAAGCTAAGTTTGACATGGACTTTGTTCTTGGAGTGGGAGGTTATGATCTTGATAG GATTGATTCTGAAGTTCAGGTAGATAATTCCTGTTCTACAACTCATCAACATGAAACTGGAAAaa AATGCagcaatcatcatcatcatcacaatCACGTACACAATGCTGCTGTCACTAGTGTTACTATTGTTTCCGAAGGAACCCTCGATATTGATGAG GCTCATAATACTGAGCTAGAAGATGAACCTCAAAAAGACGACTTTCATCAGCCTTTGTCAGG GTATCATAAATCTGAAAATAGTAATGTTGAGCATTCTGGAGCTGCTCAGGGATTGA TTTCCACTACAAAGGCTTATATAAAATTTCTTTATGATGGATTTGTGTCTCAACTT AGGAACTCCAAGCCAGAACTTATCAGGCATCCTTTCTGCAAGCATAGGAAACTTAACAAATCTCTGGAGTGT ACTATTACAGAGCAATAA